In the genome of Candidatus Polarisedimenticolia bacterium, one region contains:
- a CDS encoding 50S ribosomal protein L13 — protein sequence RNALGRKMMTKLKVYPGEQHPHAAQQPAPRQVEA from the coding sequence CGCAACGCCCTGGGCCGGAAGATGATGACCAAGCTCAAGGTCTACCCGGGCGAGCAGCATCCCCACGCCGCGCAGCAGCCGGCCCCCCGCCAGGTGGAGGCCTGA